GTATAGCTGTCCGTTTGCTTTTATCTTTTTTGTTCTTCTATCCATTCCATAACCTTATTTAGACTCCAGCGTGAAGCTCTTGATCCTATTTTTATAGGTTTTGGAAATTGGCCTTCTCTGATGTACTTGTAGATAGTGGGCTTTTTCATTCCAATAAGAGATGAAACCTCTTTGATCGTAATGAGTTTATCTTGAGTAGTGGATGATAGTTTCATAATGACTCCTTATGGTTTTTTTGATTTACACAGAGCATTATGAAAAAAAATCTACAGAAAAGGGGAGAACAAAACTGAACAAGTTTTTGCAAGAAGTGTTAGGGGGTTTGAAGCGGTAATTCAATAATTTTATTTTCTAAATCTTCATATCTTTTAGAAGTTACAGAATTTGTAGAGATTGCATTTATTAAGCTCTTTATCTGTGATTTACTCATTCCTGTATATTTTTTAATTGCTTTATAAGGGATACGTTGGTTATATCGTTTATCTTGTTTGAAAAAATTGATTAAAGCATCAATTTCATCTATGATCTTTTCATTGTTTTGTAAATAACTCATACATTTTTTCATATTTTGTAGTTCTTTAATAACTTTTCGTTTATCTGTTGTTGATAGCAATAATCCCTTTTCATAGAATCCAATAAGGTAACCTTTGTAAAAATCTTTCAAGTATACTTTTACATCTTTATTAACTTTATCCACTTCAAAATCAATCTTATCATTAAATATTGCATTTAAATAGTGATCTGGTTGTCTAAGGGCTTGAGAGAGAGTATTTTTTTTCGATAATTTATCGTTTAAAATATTTTTATGATGCGTGATATCAT
The Nitratiruptor tergarcus DSM 16512 genome window above contains:
- a CDS encoding helix-turn-helix transcriptional regulator, with translation MKLSSTTQDKLITIKEVSSLIGMKKPTIYKYIREGQFPKPIKIGSRASRWSLNKVMEWIEEQKR